The proteins below come from a single Gordonia pseudamarae genomic window:
- a CDS encoding amidohydrolase family protein produces the protein MPLQDYMQLISTDDHLIEHPMLWQDRLPARYRDLGPRIIEKEMPRAIHAGDGGRGGGGTKIAEVWQYEERIYPYIGLNAVAGKKPEEYGAEPTRYEEMIPGCYEPNARLRDMDIDGVHATLSFPSFPRFAGTVFLEGQDKELALLCVQAWNDYVLDEWCPTDPERLIPLIILPLWDVEASVAEVYRTAAKGARTVSFVENPHPLGLPSFHTDHWDPVFRAVVETQMPLCVHFGTSGKPPITAPEAPMAVMTALFGCNSMYATADLLFSPTFHKHPELKFMLSEGGIGWVPYMLERMDGVWAKHRYYQNINPTAKPSELFAKHIFGCFIDDEFGVANRHLVGIDNITWEGDYPHSDSNWPNSRKIVHDTMLNVPDEDVHKMVELNARRLLNFPRTGA, from the coding sequence CCGGGATCTCGGCCCCCGGATCATCGAGAAGGAGATGCCGCGCGCGATCCACGCCGGTGACGGCGGCCGCGGCGGCGGTGGTACCAAGATCGCCGAGGTGTGGCAGTACGAGGAGCGGATCTACCCCTACATCGGCCTCAACGCCGTCGCGGGCAAGAAGCCCGAGGAATACGGCGCCGAGCCGACCCGCTACGAGGAGATGATTCCCGGCTGCTACGAGCCGAACGCGCGCCTGCGTGACATGGACATCGACGGCGTGCACGCCACCCTGTCGTTCCCGTCGTTCCCGCGGTTCGCCGGCACGGTCTTCCTCGAGGGCCAGGACAAAGAACTGGCGCTGCTGTGCGTGCAGGCATGGAACGACTATGTCCTCGACGAATGGTGCCCGACCGACCCCGAACGGCTGATCCCGCTGATCATCCTGCCGCTGTGGGACGTCGAGGCATCGGTCGCCGAGGTGTACCGCACCGCCGCCAAGGGGGCGCGCACAGTCTCCTTCGTGGAGAACCCGCATCCCTTGGGGCTGCCCTCGTTCCACACCGACCACTGGGATCCGGTGTTCCGCGCGGTCGTCGAGACCCAGATGCCCCTGTGCGTGCATTTCGGCACGTCCGGCAAGCCGCCGATCACCGCACCCGAGGCGCCGATGGCGGTGATGACCGCACTGTTCGGCTGCAACTCGATGTATGCCACCGCAGACCTGCTGTTCTCCCCGACCTTCCACAAGCATCCCGAACTCAAGTTCATGCTGTCCGAGGGCGGTATCGGCTGGGTGCCGTACATGCTCGAACGGATGGACGGGGTATGGGCCAAGCACCGCTACTACCAGAACATCAACCCCACCGCGAAGCCATCGGAACTGTTCGCCAAGCACATCTTCGGCTGCTTCATCGACGACGAGTTCGGCGTCGCCAACCGGCACCTGGTCGGTATCGACAACATCACCTGGGAGGGTGACTACCCGCATTCGGATTCGAACTGGCCCAACAGCCGCAAGATCGTCCACGACACCATGCTGAATGTGCCCGACGAGGATGTGCACAAGATGGTGGAACTCAACGCCCGTCGGCTGCTGAACTTCCCTCGCACGGGCGCCTGA